A region from the Actinoplanes sp. OR16 genome encodes:
- a CDS encoding SDR family oxidoreductase — protein sequence MPILGSALVTGASRGLGAHIARRLAADGWPVAINYRSDADGAERVAEEILAQGGKAAALRADITDEADVRALVAATSDQLGPVQAVIANATGPQPAAAAEDVTWRDHLDQLEFFVKSPTLLLAAALPGMRELGSGRFVHIGSDSFERAIPGASAYNAAKGAQIGLARTWARELGVHGVTVNVVAPGWIPVERHGDADVSGYVADVPLGRIGTPQDIADVVAFVCSDAARFVTGERITVNGGHTID from the coding sequence GGCTCGGCGCCCACATCGCCCGCCGTCTCGCCGCTGACGGATGGCCGGTCGCGATCAACTATCGCTCCGACGCCGACGGCGCCGAACGCGTGGCCGAGGAGATCCTCGCGCAGGGCGGGAAGGCTGCGGCCCTGCGCGCCGACATCACCGACGAGGCGGATGTACGGGCACTGGTCGCGGCCACTTCCGATCAGCTGGGCCCGGTGCAGGCCGTGATCGCCAACGCGACCGGTCCGCAGCCGGCCGCGGCGGCCGAGGATGTCACCTGGCGTGACCACCTCGACCAGCTGGAGTTCTTCGTGAAGAGCCCGACGCTGCTGCTCGCGGCCGCCCTCCCGGGGATGCGGGAGCTCGGGAGCGGGCGATTCGTCCACATCGGCTCGGATTCGTTCGAGCGGGCCATCCCGGGCGCGTCCGCCTACAACGCGGCGAAGGGCGCGCAGATCGGCCTGGCCCGGACGTGGGCTCGCGAGCTGGGCGTTCATGGCGTCACGGTCAACGTCGTGGCGCCGGGCTGGATCCCGGTCGAGCGGCACGGCGACGCCGACGTATCCGGATATGTCGCCGACGTGCCCCTCGGCCGCATCGGCACCCCGCAGGACATCGCCGACGTCGTCGCGTTCGTCTGCTCCGACGCCGCACGCTTCGTGACCGGCGAGCGGATCACCGTGAACGGCGGCCACACCATCGACTAG
- a CDS encoding S-adenosyl-l-methionine hydroxide adenosyltransferase family protein, with protein MLLTVVADYGTGDLAFAEVRQRLALLLPEADVTTVPVPAFDTVAAGFCVAQLAFGDGPAGRIVYANVAPRRDRDEPRAKNAGERLAAARLDSGVLVVGVNSGASLSFLAAEGVTIRAVDAADHGSQFRSRDVFPAALAALAHGDDALLGEELPVGPPPKQAVAYTDGYGNIKTTWDAPPAPTGSVIRVRIGGTEALATVSDGVFEVPAGTMSFAPGSSGWNNRTFYELLARGGSAAETFGRPRAGTPVEIVG; from the coding sequence ATGCTGCTCACCGTCGTCGCCGACTACGGCACCGGGGATCTCGCGTTCGCCGAGGTCCGCCAGCGACTCGCCCTCCTGCTGCCGGAGGCCGACGTCACCACCGTGCCGGTGCCCGCGTTCGACACGGTCGCGGCCGGTTTCTGCGTGGCCCAGCTCGCGTTCGGCGACGGCCCGGCCGGCCGGATCGTCTACGCCAACGTCGCCCCACGCCGCGACCGTGACGAGCCCCGGGCGAAGAACGCGGGCGAGCGCCTGGCCGCGGCCCGCCTCGACTCCGGTGTTCTCGTCGTCGGGGTGAACTCCGGCGCCAGCCTCTCCTTCCTCGCCGCCGAGGGCGTCACGATCCGCGCCGTCGACGCGGCCGACCACGGCTCCCAGTTCCGTTCCCGCGACGTCTTCCCGGCCGCTCTCGCCGCCCTGGCCCACGGCGACGACGCGCTGCTCGGGGAGGAACTGCCGGTCGGCCCGCCGCCGAAGCAGGCGGTGGCCTACACCGACGGCTACGGCAACATCAAGACCACCTGGGACGCGCCGCCCGCACCGACCGGCTCGGTGATCCGGGTCCGGATCGGCGGGACCGAGGCCCTCGCGACGGTCAGCGACGGTGTCTTCGAGGTCCCCGCCGGCACGATGTCGTTCGCCCCGGGCAGCTCGGGCTGGAACAACCGCACGTTCTACGAGCTCCTGGCCCGGGGCGGCAGCGCAGCGGAGACCTTCGGCCGCCCCCGGGCCGGCACGCCGGTCGAGATAGTCGGCTGA
- a CDS encoding VOC family protein: protein MTTPQGYTTVAPWVVTDDTGAFLDFVTGVFAGEELARVLTEDGLIGHGEVRVGDTVVLAFDRRPDWPVMPSLLRVFVPDADAAVDRAVAAGARVVTEVADDAFGSRGGRIRDPFGNIWWVMSRVEDVAEDEMWRRLAEPAYAAGMRRAQETLDAELSGRAEGRSSTPVNPVEAVLAAVARDDRAALVQLLHPYLHWTEGGRTIRGRKNVLARFADGPPPEPAASIELRDAQIYRWAAPSSSR, encoded by the coding sequence ATGACGACACCGCAGGGCTACACCACCGTCGCGCCGTGGGTGGTCACCGACGACACCGGCGCCTTCCTCGACTTCGTGACCGGGGTCTTCGCCGGTGAGGAACTGGCCCGGGTGCTCACCGAGGACGGCTTGATCGGCCACGGCGAGGTTCGGGTCGGCGACACCGTCGTCCTCGCCTTCGACCGGCGCCCGGACTGGCCCGTCATGCCGAGCCTGCTGCGCGTCTTCGTCCCGGACGCCGACGCGGCCGTCGACCGGGCCGTGGCCGCCGGCGCCCGGGTGGTCACCGAGGTCGCGGACGACGCGTTCGGCAGCCGGGGCGGCCGGATCCGTGACCCGTTCGGCAACATCTGGTGGGTGATGAGCCGGGTCGAGGACGTCGCCGAGGACGAGATGTGGCGCCGCCTCGCCGAACCGGCCTACGCCGCGGGCATGCGCCGGGCCCAGGAGACCCTCGACGCCGAACTCAGCGGCCGGGCCGAGGGCCGTAGCAGCACACCGGTCAATCCGGTGGAAGCAGTGCTGGCGGCCGTCGCCCGGGACGACCGGGCAGCGCTGGTCCAGCTCCTGCACCCCTACCTGCACTGGACCGAGGGCGGCCGCACGATCCGGGGCCGCAAGAACGTCCTCGCGCGCTTCGCGGACGGCCCGCCACCCGAGCCCGCGGCGTCGATCGAGCTGAGGGACGCCCAGATCTACCGCTGGGCGGCGCCGTCCTCATCGAGGTGA
- a CDS encoding M28 family metallopeptidase: MSTRRTVLSLSAAAAAAPLAVPSATQASGIPRNKPDAQLRAVLREIDPKRIEATVRRLAAFGTRHTLSSQDDPVRGIGAARDWIFKTLQGYAAPSAGRMTVESQSFVQPVSPRVPAPTTITNVIATLRGSSEPERIYVVTGHYDSRASDVMDAVSDAPGADDDASGVAVIMELARVLATRESAATLVFAAVAGEEQGLYGSDHMAQVFKDAGADVQGMFSNDIVGTGDAHDGTRPANRQVRLFVEGVPTSETAAEANVRRSVGGENDGPSRQLGRFVKDVEPEGTDVRVVWRRDRYLRGSDHISFLLRGYPAGRFTEPRENFAHEHQNVRIENGIQYGDLVEFCDFTYIARVARVNAAALWSLAQAPGTPRGVVIDTTQLTNETTLRWQLGTEAGLAGYEVVWRETTAPDWQHVVKVGKVSEVTIDLSKDNVFFGVRAVGEDGYRSPAAAPRPGS; the protein is encoded by the coding sequence ATGTCTACTCGGCGTACCGTTCTCTCCCTGTCAGCAGCGGCCGCTGCGGCGCCACTGGCCGTGCCGAGCGCGACGCAGGCGTCCGGCATTCCGCGAAACAAGCCCGATGCGCAGCTCAGGGCCGTTCTCCGGGAGATCGACCCGAAGCGGATCGAGGCGACCGTGCGCCGGCTCGCCGCGTTCGGGACCCGGCACACCCTCTCGTCGCAGGATGATCCGGTGCGCGGCATCGGCGCTGCCCGCGACTGGATCTTCAAGACCCTTCAGGGGTACGCGGCGCCGTCGGCGGGAAGGATGACCGTCGAGTCGCAGTCGTTCGTGCAGCCCGTCTCGCCCCGGGTGCCGGCGCCCACCACGATCACCAACGTGATCGCCACCCTGCGGGGCAGCAGCGAGCCGGAGCGGATCTATGTGGTGACCGGCCACTACGACTCCCGCGCCTCCGACGTGATGGACGCCGTGAGCGACGCGCCGGGCGCCGACGACGACGCCTCCGGGGTCGCTGTGATCATGGAGCTGGCCCGGGTGCTGGCCACTCGTGAGTCCGCTGCCACGCTGGTCTTCGCCGCCGTGGCCGGTGAGGAGCAGGGGCTCTACGGCTCCGATCACATGGCTCAGGTGTTCAAGGACGCCGGCGCCGACGTACAAGGCATGTTCAGTAACGACATCGTGGGGACCGGCGACGCCCACGACGGCACCCGGCCCGCGAACCGGCAGGTGCGGCTCTTCGTCGAAGGGGTGCCCACCTCGGAGACCGCGGCCGAGGCGAACGTCCGCAGGAGCGTCGGCGGCGAGAACGACGGCCCGTCCCGGCAGCTGGGCCGGTTCGTGAAGGACGTCGAGCCGGAGGGGACCGACGTCCGGGTCGTCTGGCGCCGCGACCGTTACCTGCGCGGCAGTGATCACATCTCGTTCCTGCTGCGCGGGTACCCGGCCGGCCGCTTCACCGAGCCCCGGGAGAACTTCGCGCACGAGCACCAGAACGTCCGGATCGAGAACGGCATCCAGTACGGCGACCTGGTCGAGTTCTGCGACTTCACCTACATCGCCCGGGTCGCCCGGGTGAACGCGGCGGCGCTCTGGTCGCTCGCCCAGGCGCCGGGCACCCCGCGCGGCGTCGTCATCGACACCACGCAGCTGACCAACGAGACGACGCTGCGCTGGCAGCTCGGGACCGAGGCCGGCCTGGCGGGCTACGAGGTGGTCTGGCGGGAGACGACAGCGCCGGACTGGCAGCACGTCGTCAAGGTGGGCAAGGTCAGCGAGGTGACGATCGACCTGTCCAAGGACAACGTCTTCTTCGGAGTCCGGGCCGTCGGCGAGGACGGATACCGCAGCCCGGCGGCGGCCCCGCGACCCGGGAGCTGA
- the pheT gene encoding phenylalanine--tRNA ligase subunit beta, with protein MKTSLSWLREYVELPAGITASELDTALTNLGMEVEGIVDAAATVTGDLVVGRVLTIEELTGFKKPIRFTTVDVGREAPQEIVCGARNFAEGDLVVVILPGGELPGGFKIGARKTYGRNSNGMICSAAELGLSGDHSGIIVLPASSDAAPGQDARPVVGLDEVLIEVEITPDRGYEMSVRGIARELATYFGVPFTDPALRDAPGKTAGVPWEITIEDTVGCDRFAARVVRGVDPDAASPEWMQRRLVAAGIRTISLPVDITNYLMLELGQPMHVFDLNRLKGGLVVRRAHPGEKLTTLDGVARVLDAEDMVICDETGPISLAAVMGGETSEWQEGTVDVLLEAAHWDPIMVGRTARRHKLFSEAAKRWERGVDPQLALVALQRAVEILTTHAGGTVDERVLDINHVVPPQVVRLPASLPTSIIGLSYSSADVAALLTTIGCDVTGEDELEVVPPSWRPDLLAPIDLVEEVARLGGYNNIPSVLPPARSSNGLTPAQRQRRSIGRALAENGYVEVLSYPFVAPSTADTLGLAADDPRRSAVRLTNPLSEEEPLLRTSLLAPLLGTLKRNLGRGRRDVALFETGTVFLPHLTAAAPPVLRVDRRPTEDEWTAANAIVPEQPWHLAVVLTGDVEPAGWWGDGRAAGWADAVEAARIAVSAAGIPASRISVRAGERAPWHPGRCAEILVDGVVIGHAGELHPAVVAAFDLPKRTSAAEIDLDALPAAPVVDAVRISTFPAALIDVALVLDRAVPAAEVQAALAEGAGELLESVTLFDVYESEQLGGDKRSLAYKLTFRAPDRTLTSEETIAARDAAVAVTASRFGAVLRGA; from the coding sequence ATGAAGACGTCACTGTCGTGGCTGCGCGAGTACGTCGAGCTGCCCGCCGGGATCACCGCTTCGGAGCTGGACACCGCGCTGACCAACCTCGGCATGGAGGTCGAGGGCATCGTCGACGCGGCCGCCACCGTCACCGGTGACCTGGTCGTCGGCCGTGTCCTCACCATCGAGGAGCTGACCGGTTTCAAGAAGCCGATCCGCTTCACCACCGTCGACGTCGGCCGGGAGGCTCCGCAGGAGATCGTCTGCGGCGCGCGGAACTTCGCCGAGGGCGACCTCGTCGTGGTCATCCTCCCCGGTGGCGAGCTGCCGGGCGGCTTCAAGATCGGTGCGCGGAAGACGTACGGCCGGAACTCGAACGGCATGATCTGCTCAGCTGCCGAGCTAGGCCTGTCCGGGGACCACTCGGGCATCATCGTGCTGCCCGCGTCCTCCGATGCGGCGCCCGGTCAGGACGCGCGGCCGGTCGTCGGCCTCGACGAGGTGCTGATCGAGGTCGAGATCACGCCGGACCGCGGCTACGAGATGAGCGTGCGTGGCATCGCGCGCGAGCTCGCCACGTACTTCGGTGTGCCTTTCACCGACCCGGCTCTCCGGGATGCTCCGGGGAAGACCGCCGGCGTGCCGTGGGAGATCACGATCGAGGACACCGTCGGCTGCGACCGGTTCGCCGCTCGTGTGGTCCGCGGTGTCGACCCGGACGCCGCGTCTCCGGAGTGGATGCAGCGCCGCCTCGTCGCGGCCGGTATCCGGACCATCTCGCTGCCGGTCGACATCACCAACTACCTGATGCTCGAGCTCGGCCAGCCGATGCACGTCTTCGACCTGAACCGGCTCAAGGGCGGCCTGGTCGTACGCCGGGCGCACCCGGGCGAGAAGCTGACCACCCTGGACGGCGTGGCCCGCGTGCTCGACGCCGAGGACATGGTGATCTGCGACGAGACCGGCCCGATCTCGCTCGCCGCCGTGATGGGCGGCGAGACCAGCGAGTGGCAGGAGGGCACGGTCGACGTCCTCCTGGAGGCCGCCCACTGGGATCCGATCATGGTGGGCCGCACCGCGCGCCGGCACAAGCTGTTCAGTGAGGCCGCCAAGCGCTGGGAGCGGGGCGTCGACCCGCAGCTGGCGCTGGTCGCGCTGCAGCGGGCCGTCGAGATCCTCACCACGCACGCCGGCGGAACGGTCGACGAGCGGGTCCTGGACATCAACCACGTGGTGCCGCCGCAGGTCGTCCGGCTCCCCGCGTCGTTGCCCACCTCGATCATCGGCCTTTCGTACTCCTCCGCCGACGTGGCCGCGCTTCTGACCACGATCGGCTGCGACGTCACCGGGGAGGACGAGCTCGAAGTCGTGCCGCCGTCCTGGCGTCCCGACCTGCTCGCCCCGATCGACCTGGTCGAGGAGGTGGCCCGGCTCGGCGGTTACAACAACATCCCGAGCGTGCTGCCGCCCGCGCGCAGCAGCAACGGCCTCACCCCGGCGCAGCGCCAGCGTCGTTCGATCGGGCGCGCGCTCGCCGAGAACGGGTACGTCGAGGTGCTGTCCTACCCGTTTGTCGCGCCGTCCACGGCCGACACGCTCGGTCTCGCGGCGGACGACCCCCGGCGCAGCGCGGTCCGGCTCACCAACCCGCTGTCCGAGGAGGAGCCGCTGCTGCGTACGTCGCTGCTCGCGCCCCTGCTCGGCACCCTCAAGCGGAACCTGGGCCGGGGACGCCGCGACGTGGCGCTCTTCGAGACCGGCACGGTCTTCCTGCCGCACCTCACCGCCGCCGCTCCGCCGGTGCTGAGGGTCGACCGCCGTCCCACCGAGGACGAGTGGACCGCCGCCAACGCGATCGTCCCCGAGCAGCCGTGGCACCTCGCCGTCGTGCTGACCGGTGACGTCGAGCCGGCCGGCTGGTGGGGTGACGGCCGCGCGGCCGGGTGGGCGGACGCCGTCGAGGCGGCGCGCATCGCGGTCTCGGCGGCGGGCATTCCCGCTTCGCGGATCTCCGTACGAGCGGGGGAGCGTGCGCCGTGGCACCCCGGACGCTGTGCCGAGATCCTGGTCGACGGCGTGGTGATCGGTCACGCCGGCGAGCTGCACCCCGCTGTGGTGGCCGCGTTCGACCTGCCCAAGCGGACCTCGGCCGCCGAGATCGACCTGGACGCGCTGCCCGCCGCCCCGGTCGTCGACGCGGTGCGGATCTCCACGTTCCCGGCCGCGCTGATCGACGTGGCGCTGGTTCTGGACCGGGCGGTCCCGGCCGCCGAGGTGCAGGCCGCGCTCGCCGAGGGTGCGGGGGAACTGCTGGAGTCGGTGACGCTCTTCGACGTGTACGAGTCGGAGCAGCTCGGCGGGGACAAGCGCTCGCTGGCCTACAAGCTGACGTTCCGTGCCCCGGACCGGACCCTCACCTCCGAGGAGACCATCGCGGCCCGGGACGCGGCGGTGGCCGTGACGGCGTCCCGCTTCGGAGCCGTCCTCCGCGGCGCCTAG
- a CDS encoding phenylalanine--tRNA ligase subunit alpha, whose amino-acid sequence MSYRNDPYDPKQAVLLAPESLEGAVAEAEKAFAAATDLDALAALKPAHLGDRSPISLARREIGSLPPAAKSDAGKRVNVARQAAQAAYDARAAELTADRAARVLVEERVDVTLPWTRRPRGARHPLTTLMEHMGDVFIGMGYDIVDGPQLELEWANFDALNIGPDNPVRGSADTFFVDLPGLVMRTHTSPGQVRTMLTRQPPIYVVSPGRAYRTDELDATHSPVFHQIEGLVIDEGITMAHLRGTLDHFAKAMFGPDARTRWRPHYFPFTEPSAEFDVWFAQHRDGPRWVEWGGCGMVNPRVLTACGIDPARYSGFAFGMGVERTLMFRNGVSDMRDMVEGDVRFTTNFGMES is encoded by the coding sequence ATGTCCTACCGCAACGATCCGTACGATCCGAAGCAGGCCGTCCTGCTGGCGCCCGAGTCCCTTGAGGGCGCTGTCGCCGAGGCGGAGAAGGCGTTCGCCGCTGCCACCGACCTCGACGCCCTCGCCGCTCTGAAGCCCGCCCACCTCGGTGACCGCTCGCCGATCTCGCTGGCCCGCCGGGAGATCGGCTCGCTGCCACCGGCCGCGAAGTCCGACGCCGGCAAGCGGGTCAACGTGGCCCGGCAGGCCGCGCAGGCCGCGTACGACGCCCGCGCCGCCGAGCTCACGGCCGACCGCGCCGCCCGCGTCCTGGTCGAGGAGCGCGTCGACGTCACCCTGCCGTGGACCCGCCGCCCGCGCGGCGCCCGGCACCCCCTCACCACGCTCATGGAGCACATGGGCGACGTGTTCATCGGGATGGGCTACGACATCGTCGACGGTCCCCAGCTGGAGCTGGAATGGGCCAACTTCGACGCCTTGAACATCGGGCCGGACAACCCGGTGCGCGGCTCCGCCGACACGTTCTTCGTGGACCTTCCCGGCCTGGTGATGCGGACGCACACGTCGCCCGGCCAGGTGCGGACGATGCTCACCCGGCAGCCGCCGATCTACGTGGTCAGCCCCGGCCGTGCCTACCGCACCGACGAGCTGGACGCCACGCACAGCCCGGTCTTCCATCAGATCGAGGGCCTGGTCATCGACGAGGGCATCACGATGGCCCACCTGCGCGGCACGCTCGACCACTTCGCGAAGGCGATGTTCGGGCCGGACGCGCGGACCCGGTGGCGGCCGCACTACTTCCCGTTCACCGAGCCGTCCGCCGAGTTCGACGTCTGGTTCGCGCAGCACCGGGACGGGCCGCGCTGGGTCGAGTGGGGTGGCTGCGGCATGGTCAACCCGCGGGTTCTCACCGCGTGCGGCATCGACCCCGCACGGTACAGCGGGTTCGCGTTCGGCATGGGTGTCGAGCGGACCCTGATGTTCCGCAACGGCGTCTCCGACATGCGCGACATGGTCGAGGGCGACGTGCGGTTCACCACGAACTTCGGAATGGAGTCCTGA
- a CDS encoding RNA methyltransferase codes for MFTPRTPRIVAARRLQRRRDRDQTGRFLAEGPQAVREALAAGAVLELFGTGEALTRYADLAALAPEVSPVTDEALAALTETVHPQGLVAICEQTDVPITEALAKQPRLVAVVAEIRDPGNAGTVLRTADAAGASAVIFAGDAVDPYNGKCVRASAGSLFHVDVVRSPLSVIELLQDTGLQVLATSGTGEDDVDSLLDGGQLDAPTAWLFGSEAHGLPPSLIASADRRVRVPIYGGAESLNLAAAAAVCLYASARAQR; via the coding sequence ATGTTCACACCTCGTACCCCCAGAATCGTCGCGGCCCGGCGCCTGCAGCGCCGCAGGGACCGCGACCAGACCGGCCGATTCCTCGCCGAGGGCCCGCAGGCCGTCCGCGAGGCCCTCGCCGCCGGCGCCGTGCTGGAGCTCTTCGGCACCGGCGAGGCGCTGACCCGGTACGCCGACCTGGCCGCTCTGGCCCCCGAGGTCTCCCCGGTCACCGACGAGGCTCTCGCCGCGCTGACCGAGACCGTTCACCCGCAGGGCCTCGTCGCGATCTGTGAGCAGACCGACGTGCCGATCACCGAGGCGCTCGCCAAGCAGCCCCGGCTCGTCGCGGTGGTCGCCGAGATCCGTGACCCGGGCAACGCCGGCACCGTGCTGCGGACCGCCGACGCGGCCGGCGCGAGCGCGGTGATCTTCGCGGGTGACGCGGTGGATCCGTACAACGGCAAATGTGTACGGGCGTCGGCCGGCTCACTGTTCCACGTGGACGTCGTCCGATCACCGCTGTCGGTGATCGAGCTGCTGCAGGACACCGGCCTCCAGGTGCTGGCCACCAGCGGCACCGGCGAGGACGACGTGGACTCGCTGCTCGACGGCGGCCAGCTGGACGCGCCGACCGCGTGGCTGTTCGGCTCGGAGGCGCACGGCCTGCCCCCTTCGTTGATCGCGTCGGCTGATCGCCGGGTCCGGGTGCCGATCTACGGGGGCGCCGAGAGCCTGAACCTGGCCGCGGCCGCCGCCGTGTGCCTATATGCTTCGGCCCGCGCGCAACGCTGA
- the rplT gene encoding 50S ribosomal protein L20, whose amino-acid sequence MARVKRAVNAQKKRRTLLETASGYRGQRSRLYRKAKEQVLHSMQYSYRDRRDRKGDFRQLWITRINAAARANGMTYNRLIQGLKLAEIEVDRKILADLAVNDAAAFAGIVEIARAAVAAEGTGGAAAQAA is encoded by the coding sequence ATGGCACGCGTCAAGCGGGCGGTAAACGCCCAGAAGAAGCGCCGTACCCTGCTCGAGACCGCGAGTGGCTACCGCGGCCAGCGCTCGCGCCTGTACCGCAAGGCCAAGGAGCAGGTGCTGCACTCGATGCAGTACTCGTACCGCGACCGCCGTGACCGCAAGGGCGACTTCCGCCAGCTGTGGATCACCCGGATCAACGCGGCCGCTCGTGCCAACGGCATGACGTACAACCGCCTCATCCAGGGTCTGAAGCTGGCCGAGATCGAGGTCGACCGCAAGATCCTGGCCGACCTCGCGGTCAACGACGCCGCCGCGTTCGCCGGCATCGTCGAGATCGCTCGCGCTGCTGTTGCGGCCGAGGGCACCGGCGGCGCTGCCGCTCAGGCTGCCTGA
- the rpmI gene encoding 50S ribosomal protein L35, whose translation MPKMKSHTGMGKRVKVTGKGKLVTEQAGKRHLLEHKSSRVTRRMTGTVTVAKADTKRVNKLLGR comes from the coding sequence GTGCCGAAGATGAAGAGCCACACCGGCATGGGCAAGCGCGTGAAGGTGACCGGCAAGGGCAAGCTCGTGACCGAGCAGGCCGGCAAGCGCCACCTGCTGGAGCACAAGTCTTCCCGCGTCACCCGCCGGATGACCGGTACGGTCACCGTGGCCAAGGCCGACACCAAGCGAGTGAACAAGCTTCTGGGCCGCTGA
- the infC gene encoding translation initiation factor IF-3 has product MNEQIRAREVRLVGPEGEQVGIVPLERALQLAADVDLDLVEVAPMARPPVCKLMDFGKFKYESALKAREARRNQQQTVIKEMKLRPKIDPHDYQTKKGHVVRFLKAGDKVKVTIMFRGREQSRPELGFRLLRRLSEEISELGFVEASPKQDGRNMIMVLAPHRATKVAAAEAAAASARPPREAREGDVAEAAPAAPAAPAAPVAETAAE; this is encoded by the coding sequence GTGAACGAACAGATCCGGGCTCGTGAGGTCCGCCTGGTCGGTCCGGAGGGTGAGCAGGTCGGCATCGTGCCGCTCGAGCGCGCTCTCCAGCTGGCAGCGGACGTCGACCTGGACCTGGTCGAGGTTGCTCCGATGGCGCGGCCGCCGGTGTGCAAGCTCATGGACTTCGGCAAGTTCAAGTACGAGAGCGCACTCAAGGCTCGCGAAGCGCGGCGCAACCAGCAGCAGACCGTCATCAAAGAGATGAAGCTGCGGCCGAAGATCGACCCGCACGACTACCAGACCAAAAAGGGTCACGTGGTGCGGTTCCTCAAGGCGGGCGACAAGGTCAAGGTGACGATCATGTTCCGTGGTCGTGAGCAGAGTCGTCCCGAGCTGGGATTCCGGCTGCTTCGCCGGCTCAGCGAGGAGATCTCCGAGCTCGGCTTCGTCGAAGCCAGCCCGAAGCAGGACGGCCGGAACATGATCATGGTGCTGGCCCCGCATCGGGCCACCAAGGTCGCCGCGGCCGAGGCGGCCGCCGCCAGTGCGCGCCCGCCGCGGGAGGCGCGCGAAGGTGATGTCGCCGAGGCCGCTCCGGCAGCCCCGGCAGCACCGGCAGCTCCGGTCGCCGAGACCGCCGCAGAGTAG
- a CDS encoding PH domain-containing protein: MNAVIYRPKRIRTVAIPLALAIVVLFTVLSFGLTGNAGFENSKATFQRGDQAAMIGLGVLLGLGILAFCRPRVTADDKAVHVRNVIGGYDLPWEVVRAVRFDRNSAWAHLELHDDEQVAIHALQAVDKDYAVEGVRTLRGLHSAATGA; the protein is encoded by the coding sequence ATGAACGCAGTGATCTACCGGCCCAAGCGGATCCGGACCGTGGCGATCCCGCTGGCGCTCGCCATCGTGGTCCTCTTCACGGTGCTCAGTTTCGGCCTGACCGGCAACGCCGGCTTCGAGAACTCGAAGGCGACGTTCCAGCGCGGCGACCAGGCCGCCATGATCGGGCTGGGCGTGCTGCTCGGCCTCGGCATCCTGGCGTTCTGCCGCCCGCGGGTCACCGCCGACGACAAGGCCGTGCACGTCCGCAACGTGATCGGCGGTTACGACCTGCCGTGGGAAGTGGTGCGGGCGGTCCGTTTCGACCGGAACTCGGCCTGGGCGCACCTGGAGCTGCACGACGACGAGCAGGTGGCCATCCACGCGCTGCAGGCGGTCGACAAGGACTACGCGGTGGAGGGCGTGCGGACGCTCCGAGGCCTGCATTCGGCCGCCACCGGAGCCTGA
- the hisG gene encoding ATP phosphoribosyltransferase, producing the protein MLRIAIPNKGTLSAPASQMLRDAGYRQRTDPKDLLCRDEANNVEFFYLRPKDIATYVGSGDLDLGITGRDLLVDSGVPATELLDLNFGRATFRWAAPAGSLQTTAEIAGRRIATAYPGVVGDYLTTNEIKADVVRLDGAVENAVRLGVADLIADVVETGATLRQAGLVTIGDPIMQSSAILIGREEQAPAGAAQLLRRLQGVLVARNFVMLAYDVRADLLEQATGLTPGIESPTVSPLHREGWVAVQAMVQRKDVHRIMDELYDLGARAILVTDIANCRL; encoded by the coding sequence ATGCTGCGCATCGCCATTCCGAACAAGGGCACCCTGTCCGCCCCGGCGTCACAGATGTTGCGGGACGCCGGCTACCGCCAGCGCACCGACCCCAAAGACCTGCTCTGCCGTGACGAAGCCAACAACGTCGAGTTCTTCTACCTCCGCCCTAAGGACATCGCCACGTACGTGGGATCCGGTGACCTGGATCTCGGCATCACCGGCCGGGACCTGCTGGTCGACTCCGGCGTCCCGGCGACCGAGCTGCTCGACCTGAACTTCGGCCGGGCCACGTTCCGCTGGGCGGCGCCGGCCGGTTCGCTGCAGACCACCGCCGAGATCGCCGGCCGGCGGATCGCCACCGCCTACCCCGGCGTGGTCGGCGACTACCTGACCACGAACGAGATCAAGGCGGACGTCGTGCGCCTGGACGGCGCCGTCGAGAACGCGGTCCGCCTCGGTGTCGCCGACCTGATCGCCGACGTCGTCGAGACCGGCGCCACGCTGCGGCAGGCGGGGCTGGTCACGATCGGTGACCCGATCATGCAGTCGTCGGCCATCCTGATCGGCCGCGAGGAGCAGGCGCCGGCCGGTGCGGCGCAGCTGCTGCGCCGGCTGCAGGGTGTCCTCGTCGCGCGGAACTTCGTGATGCTGGCCTACGACGTACGGGCGGATCTGCTCGAACAGGCGACCGGCCTGACCCCCGGCATCGAGTCGCCGACGGTCTCCCCGCTGCACCGCGAGGGCTGGGTGGCCGTGCAGGCGATGGTCCAGCGCAAGGACGTGCACCGGATCATGGACGAGCTGTACGACCTCGGCGCCCGTGCCATCCTGGTGACCGACATCGCGAATTGCAGGCTCTGA